In a single window of the Streptomyces sp. HUAS ZL42 genome:
- a CDS encoding DUF742 domain-containing protein: protein MSGGDAGGRLVRPFTLTGGRTRPSRSDFTLITTVTAVDPPPVMVARPQPEQVRLLRLCAEPVAVAELAAHLDLPVSVVVIMLCDLLEAGLITVRAPHPVSPGAPELDLLQKVRDGLGRL from the coding sequence GTGAGCGGAGGCGACGCGGGGGGCCGGCTCGTACGGCCGTTCACGCTCACCGGTGGACGGACCAGGCCCAGTCGCTCCGACTTCACCCTCATCACCACGGTGACCGCGGTCGATCCGCCGCCCGTCATGGTCGCGCGGCCGCAACCCGAGCAGGTACGGCTGCTGCGGCTGTGTGCCGAGCCGGTCGCGGTGGCGGAACTCGCCGCGCATCTCGACCTTCCGGTGAGCGTGGTCGTGATCATGCTCTGCGATCTGCTGGAGGCGGGCCTGATCACGGTCCGCGCGCCGCACCCCGTTTCCCCCGGTGCACCCGAGCTGGACCTGTTGCAGAAAGTGAGGGATGGCCTTGGCCGGCTCTGA
- a CDS encoding ATP/GTP-binding protein: protein MAGSDPTTAPDTVKILVAGGFGVGKTTMVGSVSEIAPLRTEEPLTAAGLGVDDLDGIEEKRATTVALDFGRITIGDDLVLYLFGTPGQQRFWFMWNDLAIGALGAVVLIDVRRPESSFAAIDFFERRHIPFVVGVNGFHGRHPYTPEEIQDALALPESVPVLLCDARERESSRDVLIALIDRVIAAASGGGRLARPGR, encoded by the coding sequence TTGGCCGGCTCTGACCCCACCACCGCACCCGACACGGTCAAGATCCTCGTCGCCGGGGGATTCGGCGTCGGCAAGACCACGATGGTCGGCTCGGTGAGCGAGATCGCTCCGCTGCGCACGGAGGAGCCGCTGACCGCCGCCGGCCTGGGCGTCGACGACCTCGACGGCATCGAGGAGAAGCGGGCCACCACGGTGGCCCTGGACTTCGGCCGTATCACGATCGGCGACGACCTGGTGCTGTACCTGTTCGGCACGCCCGGCCAGCAGCGGTTCTGGTTCATGTGGAACGACCTGGCCATCGGTGCCCTGGGTGCGGTGGTCCTGATCGACGTCCGCAGGCCGGAGTCCAGTTTCGCCGCGATCGACTTCTTCGAACGCCGGCACATCCCCTTCGTCGTCGGCGTCAACGGCTTCCACGGGCGGCACCCCTATACGCCGGAGGAGATCCAGGACGCCCTGGCGCTGCCGGAGAGTGTGCCGGTGCTGCTGTGCGACGCGCGGGAGCGGGAGTCGTCCCGGGACGTGCTGATCGCCCTGATCGACCGGGTGATCGCCGCCGCGAGTGGAGGCGGTCGGCTCGCTCGACCGGGCCGGTGA
- a CDS encoding ABC transporter permease, giving the protein MSGFFDIPSDLQHSWLGLIGLHLREALLPVLAGLVISLPLAQLCVRFRWLYPPVLWVTTVLYAIPSLAFFVLLIDYTGQTELTVMIPLTVYSLVVLVPAIVDGVRSVPQETLAAATAMGFGPVRRYVQVQLPIAVPAIIAGLRVATVSSISLVSVGTLIGNQGALGNLLNDANIYNRPELAVNAVLTMAVLAMLTDGLLVGVRRLLTPWMPRRAGTEPKAGRPEPVAAALEDAAR; this is encoded by the coding sequence ATGAGCGGCTTCTTCGACATCCCCAGCGACCTCCAGCACAGCTGGCTCGGCCTGATCGGACTGCATCTGCGGGAGGCTCTGCTGCCGGTGCTGGCCGGGCTGGTGATCTCGCTGCCGCTGGCCCAGCTGTGCGTGCGCTTCCGCTGGCTGTACCCGCCGGTGCTGTGGGTGACGACCGTGCTGTACGCCATCCCCTCGCTGGCCTTCTTCGTCCTCCTCATCGACTACACCGGCCAGACCGAGCTCACGGTCATGATCCCGCTCACCGTCTACAGCCTCGTCGTCCTGGTCCCGGCGATCGTCGACGGCGTCCGCTCGGTTCCGCAGGAGACCCTTGCCGCCGCGACGGCCATGGGCTTCGGGCCCGTACGCCGTTACGTCCAGGTCCAATTGCCGATCGCGGTGCCCGCGATCATCGCCGGGTTGCGCGTGGCGACCGTTTCGAGCATCTCACTTGTCAGCGTCGGCACCCTCATCGGCAACCAGGGCGCCCTCGGCAACCTGCTCAACGACGCCAACATCTACAACCGGCCCGAACTCGCCGTGAACGCCGTGCTCACCATGGCCGTCCTGGCAATGCTCACGGACGGCCTGCTGGTCGGCGTACGCCGCCTGCTGACGCCGTGGATGCCGCGCCGGGCGGGCACCGAACCGAAGGCCGGCCGGCCCGAGCCGGTCGCAGCAGCCTTGGAGGACGCAGCCCGGTGA
- a CDS encoding roadblock/LC7 domain-containing protein: protein MTRPIPATNTQLDQLLTGLVDRVADVNQAVVLSDDGLVVSKSTGFLRDDAERLAATASGLMSLSKGVSMDFRGGPVRQALIEMANSYLILTAAGPGAHLVVLTGPSADVGVVAYQMNMLVKKIGEHLSAAPRAGIGPAVRNGE from the coding sequence ATGACACGCCCCATCCCCGCCACGAACACCCAGCTCGACCAGCTGCTGACCGGACTCGTGGACCGGGTCGCCGACGTGAACCAGGCCGTCGTGCTCTCCGACGACGGCCTGGTGGTCAGCAAGTCCACCGGTTTCCTGCGCGACGACGCCGAACGTCTCGCAGCGACCGCGTCCGGTCTGATGAGCCTCAGCAAGGGCGTGAGCATGGACTTCCGGGGCGGCCCGGTGCGTCAGGCGCTCATCGAGATGGCCAACAGCTATCTGATCCTCACCGCGGCGGGGCCGGGTGCGCACCTCGTCGTGCTCACGGGGCCGAGCGCGGACGTCGGCGTGGTGGCGTACCAGATGAACATGCTGGTGAAGAAGATCGGCGAGCATCTCAGCGCGGCGCCGCGGGCCGGTATCGGCCCCGCCGTCCGCAACGGCGAGTGA
- a CDS encoding ABC transporter substrate-binding protein translates to MTYTAHTRRSIRNHSGAAAVALAATTALLAGCSSSDNTSEDPLSGGKADGKTVVVGSNNFAESILIADIYGEALKAKGIKVTYKPNIGSRETTYGLLKNGSITVLPEYNGALLAYLDKKAAPKTVEATTAAINAKLDSELELLEPASAQDKDSVTVNAETAKKYNLTSESSIGDLKDIAKDLVIGASPEFQTRQQGLLGLKSVYGLEFKSFKALDAGGPLTQAALKKNTVQVADIFTTDPTIEKEKFVVLQDPENLFGFENVQPLVYKSALSQEGVAALNAVSAKLDTKALLDLDSQVQLDNKDPLDVAKAWLKSVGLG, encoded by the coding sequence GTGACTTATACCGCCCACACCCGCAGGTCCATCCGGAACCACTCTGGCGCGGCGGCCGTCGCGCTCGCCGCGACGACGGCCCTGCTGGCGGGCTGTTCCTCCTCCGACAACACGTCCGAAGACCCGCTCTCGGGAGGCAAGGCGGACGGCAAGACCGTCGTCGTGGGCTCCAACAACTTCGCCGAGAGCATCCTGATCGCCGACATCTACGGCGAGGCCCTGAAGGCCAAGGGCATCAAGGTCACCTACAAGCCCAACATCGGCAGCCGCGAGACGACCTACGGTCTGCTGAAGAACGGCTCGATCACCGTCCTGCCGGAGTACAACGGCGCGCTGCTGGCCTACCTCGACAAGAAGGCCGCGCCGAAGACGGTCGAGGCGACGACCGCCGCGATCAACGCCAAGCTCGACTCCGAGCTGGAGCTGCTCGAGCCGGCGTCCGCGCAGGACAAGGACTCCGTCACGGTCAACGCCGAGACCGCGAAGAAGTACAACCTGACCTCCGAGTCCAGCATCGGGGACCTCAAGGACATCGCGAAGGACCTGGTCATCGGCGCCTCGCCGGAGTTCCAGACCCGGCAGCAGGGCCTGCTGGGCCTGAAGTCGGTGTACGGCCTGGAGTTCAAGTCCTTCAAGGCACTGGACGCCGGCGGTCCGCTGACCCAGGCGGCGCTGAAGAAGAACACCGTGCAGGTCGCGGACATCTTCACCACGGACCCGACGATCGAGAAGGAGAAGTTCGTCGTTCTGCAGGACCCGGAGAACCTCTTCGGATTCGAGAACGTGCAGCCGCTCGTGTACAAGAGCGCGCTCTCCCAGGAGGGCGTCGCCGCGCTCAACGCGGTCTCGGCCAAGCTGGACACGAAGGCGCTGCTCGACCTGGACTCCCAGGTGCAGCTCGACAACAAGGACCCGCTCGACGTCGCCAAGGCCTGGCTGAAGTCGGTCGGCCTGGGCTGA
- a CDS encoding ABC transporter permease, translating into MNLLHFISAFFGDSAHWHGYDGVPTRVAEHARYTLEALALAAAIGLPVGLLTGHYGRGGNVLSLIATAGRALPTFGLLVLMTLLLGFGLVNVMIPLVVLAVPPILVTTYEAMRSVDPSPVDAARGMGMSEAGVLFQVELPAALPLILSGLRSAAIQIVSTATIAAYVSLGGLGRYIVDGLYQRNYEKVVGGATLVAAMALATLAVFWAVGRVAVSAGVRRSN; encoded by the coding sequence GTGAACCTGCTCCACTTCATCAGCGCGTTCTTCGGCGACAGTGCCCACTGGCACGGCTACGACGGTGTCCCCACGCGTGTGGCGGAACACGCCCGGTACACCCTGGAAGCGCTCGCCCTGGCCGCCGCGATCGGGCTGCCGGTCGGCCTGCTCACCGGTCACTACGGGCGCGGCGGCAACGTCCTGTCCCTGATCGCCACCGCCGGGCGGGCCCTGCCCACCTTCGGCCTGCTGGTGCTGATGACCCTGCTCCTGGGGTTCGGCCTGGTGAACGTGATGATCCCGCTGGTCGTCCTCGCCGTCCCGCCGATCCTGGTGACCACCTACGAGGCGATGCGCTCCGTTGACCCGTCGCCGGTGGACGCCGCGCGGGGGATGGGCATGAGTGAGGCCGGGGTGCTGTTCCAGGTCGAACTGCCGGCGGCGCTCCCGCTGATCCTCAGCGGCCTGCGCTCGGCCGCCATCCAGATCGTCTCCACGGCCACCATCGCCGCGTACGTCAGCCTCGGCGGCCTCGGCCGCTACATCGTCGACGGCCTCTACCAGCGCAACTACGAGAAGGTGGTGGGCGGCGCGACCCTGGTGGCCGCCATGGCCCTCGCGACGCTGGCGGTGTTCTGGGCGGTGGGCCGGGTCGCGGTGTCGGCGGGGGTGCGCAGGAGCAACTAG
- a CDS encoding glycoside hydrolase family 43 protein, whose translation MTPQPLPSRRLFLGMAATVPLAATGALTLGAGSAYAADSAYVMGYFTESTNLGDGTDYGLHLAVSTDGLRWMPLNQNNPVVTPTEGAGGLRDPFILHKQDGTFVVLATDLKGTDWNYNSQYIHVWNSTDLRTFTGYHRLKLHDMTTHSWAPEAFWDAGRGQYAIIYSSVNSSGHNVIMVNYTTDFVTVSAPQVFFDPGYDVIDGDMTVGVNGVNYLYFKKDQTLVGARSTSLNPGSFTPFSTGVAHGGTEAPTVVKSLTSSTYWLWGDTYTPNGVFYAWQTTDLSAGTWTALDQRTYTQPVNSKHCGITTITTTQYNDLVAKWGAPTWNRLKSYNFPARYVRHSNYAGRIDEYPIEPYKDSLWKLVPGLADSSGVSFQSVNFPTRYLRHYNYALQLDVNDGTSTFAADATFYRTAGLADTSWSSFRSYNFPTRYIRHSNYALRIDPISTTTEKQDATFYVGY comes from the coding sequence ATGACCCCCCAACCGCTCCCCTCCCGCCGTCTGTTCCTCGGCATGGCGGCGACCGTGCCGCTGGCCGCGACCGGCGCGCTGACGCTCGGCGCCGGATCCGCCTACGCCGCCGACTCGGCGTACGTCATGGGGTACTTCACCGAATCGACCAACCTCGGCGACGGCACCGACTACGGCCTCCATCTGGCCGTCAGCACGGACGGGCTGCGCTGGATGCCGCTGAACCAGAACAACCCCGTGGTCACGCCCACCGAGGGCGCCGGCGGTCTGCGCGACCCGTTCATCCTGCACAAGCAGGACGGGACGTTCGTGGTGCTCGCCACCGACCTCAAGGGCACCGACTGGAACTACAACAGCCAGTACATCCACGTCTGGAACTCGACCGACCTGCGCACCTTCACCGGCTACCACCGGCTGAAGCTGCACGACATGACCACCCACAGCTGGGCCCCGGAGGCCTTCTGGGACGCGGGCCGCGGGCAGTACGCGATCATCTACTCGTCGGTCAACTCCAGCGGTCACAACGTGATCATGGTCAACTACACCACCGACTTCGTCACGGTCTCGGCGCCCCAGGTGTTCTTCGACCCCGGGTACGACGTGATCGACGGCGACATGACGGTGGGTGTGAACGGCGTCAACTACCTCTACTTCAAGAAGGACCAGACGCTGGTGGGCGCCCGTTCCACCTCCCTCAACCCGGGCAGCTTCACGCCGTTCAGCACGGGCGTGGCGCACGGCGGCACCGAGGCCCCGACCGTCGTCAAGTCCCTGACGTCCAGCACCTACTGGCTCTGGGGAGACACGTACACACCCAACGGCGTCTTCTACGCCTGGCAGACCACCGACCTGTCGGCCGGCACCTGGACCGCCCTCGACCAGCGGACGTACACCCAGCCTGTCAACTCCAAGCACTGCGGCATCACGACGATCACCACGACCCAGTACAACGACCTCGTCGCCAAGTGGGGCGCCCCCACCTGGAACCGGCTGAAGTCCTACAACTTCCCGGCCCGTTACGTCCGCCACTCCAACTACGCGGGCCGCATCGACGAGTACCCCATCGAGCCGTACAAGGACTCGCTGTGGAAGCTGGTGCCCGGACTCGCGGACAGCTCCGGCGTCTCCTTCCAGTCGGTCAACTTCCCGACCCGCTACCTGCGGCACTACAACTACGCGCTGCAGCTGGACGTGAACGACGGCACGTCGACGTTCGCCGCGGACGCCACGTTCTACAGGACCGCGGGCCTGGCCGACACCTCCTGGTCGTCGTTCCGGTCGTACAACTTCCCGACCCGCTACATCCGCCACTCGAACTACGCCCTGCGCATCGACCCGATCTCGACGACCACCGAGAAGCAGGACGCGACGTTCTACGTCGGCTACTGA